In one Cyclopterus lumpus isolate fCycLum1 chromosome 22, fCycLum1.pri, whole genome shotgun sequence genomic region, the following are encoded:
- the rock2a gene encoding rho-associated protein kinase 2 isoform X3 — MHRSLNGRSAAAAMSLGAERRMEARLKKLEDMIREPRSAINLESLLDSLNALVLDLDYPSLRKNKNIETFLNRYEAVIRQTRDLQMKSEDFDRVKVIGRGAFGEVQLVRHKASQKVYAMKVLSKFEMIKRSDSAFFWEERDIMAFANSPWVVQLCCAFQDEHYLYMVMEYMPGGDLVNLTSTYDVPEKWAKFYTAEVVMALDAIHSMGFIHRDVKPDNMLLDRLGHLKLADFGTCMKMNSAGMVHCDTAVGTPDYISPEVLKSQGGDGYYGRECDWWSVGVFIFEMLVGDTPFYADSLVGTYSKIMDHKNSLNFPDDVEISKDAKNIICAFLTDREVRLGRNGVEEIKRHPFFKNDQWTFDTIRDTVAPVVPELSSDIDTSNFDEIEDDKGDVETFPTPKAYVGNQLPFVGFTYFKEDQLLNSSNNVLVTHDNSKGESAALQKKLCHLEVQLNNEKQVKGDLEHKHRAATSRLDKISKELEEEVSGRKNLESTLRQLEREKALLQHKSLESNRKAESEADRKRCLENEVNSLRDQLDDTKRRNQNSHISNETNLHLQKQLEEANASLRAESEAATRLRKTQTESSKQLQQLEANVRELQDKCCLLERSKLSLEKEGISLQAALEAERREHSLGSETISDLMGRISGLEEEARQQRQTLSKTEAEKRQLQEKHTDLEKEKSNKEIDLTYKLKVLQQELEQEEASHKATRALLADKSKIKVTIEGAKSESMKEMDQKLAEERVAKLRLENRILDLEKHSSMMDCDYKQALQKLDELRRHKDRLTEEVKNLTLKIEQETQKRNLTQNDLKAQNQQLNSLRTSEKQLKQEANHLLDIKRSLEKQNQELRKERQDTDGQMKELQDQLEAEQYFSTLYKTQVRELKEECEERNKLYKDGQQTLQELQEERDSLAAQLEITLTKADSEQLARSIAEEQYSDLEKEKIMKELELKEMMARHRQELSEKDITIYSLEEANRTLTSDVANLANEKEELNNKLKEAIEESEKSKDWEQQISQMKQAFEKQLQSERTLKTQAVNKLAEIMNRKELRGVGSRRGNDTDMRRKEKENRKLQLELRSEKEKLNSSIIKYQREINEMQAQLSDESQMRIELQMALDSKDSDIEQLRNLLQSLSVQSMDSASVSSGPEFDTDDAYTEIRLEGWLSLPVRNNTKKFGWEKKYVVVSSKKILFYNNELDKEHSIPYMVLDIDKLFHVRPVTQTDVYRADAKEIPRIFQILYANEGESKKEPEFPVDPLPIGEKSSYICHKGHEFIPTLYHFPANCEACTKPLWNMFKPPPALECRRCHIKCHKDHMDKKEEIIAPCKVNYDVSSAKNLLLLALSQEEQQKWVSRLVKKIPKKPLPPEHFARSSPRASMKVQPSQSVRRPSRQLPTSKSS, encoded by the exons GACTCCCTCAACGCCCTGGTCTTGGACTTGGACTACCCCTCACTACGCAAGAACAAAAACATCGAGACCTTCTTAAACAGAt ATGAGGCAGTCATAAGACAGACTCGAGACCTCCAGATGAAGTCTGAAGACTTTGACAGAGTTAAAGTCATCGGTCGAGGGGCCTTTGGTGAAGTTCAACTA GTCCGGCACAAAGCCTCTCAGAAGGTCTACGCCATGAAGGTGCTGAGCAAGTTTGAGATGATCAAGCGCTCGGACTCCGCCTTCTTCtgggaagagagggacatcATGGCCTTCGCAAACAGCCCCTGGGTCGTGCAG TTGTGCTGTGCCTTCCAAGACGAGCACTACCTCTACATGGTGATGGAGTACATGCCAGGAGGCGATCTGGTCAACCTCACCAGCACCTACGACGTGCCGGAGAAGTGGGCCAAGTTCTACACTGCGGAGGTGGTGATGGCCCTGGATGCCATTCACTCCATGGGCTTCATCCATCGGGACGTGAAGCCCGACAATATGCTGCTGGACCGACTCGGGCACCTCAAGCTGGCCGACTTCGGCACGTGCATGAAGATGAACTCG GCCGGCATGGTGCACTGTGACACGGCTGTCGGGACCCCGGACTACATCTCTCCTGAGGTGCTGAAATCCCAGGGAGGAGACGGGTATTATGGGAGAGAGTGCGACTGGTGGTCTGTAGGGGTCTTCATCTTCGAGATGCTTGTTG GTGACACGCCCTTCTACGCCGACTCTCTGGTGGGAACCTACAGCAAGATCATGGACCACAAGAACTCCCTTAACTTCCCCGACGATGTGGAGATCTCCAAAGATGCCAAGAATATCATCTGTGCCTTCCTGACAGACAG GGAGGTGCGATTGGGCAGAAACGGCGTGGAGGAAATCAAGCGGCACCCTTTCTTCAAGAACGACCAGTGGACCTTCGACACCATCAGAGACA cGGTCGCCCCTGTGGTCCCAGAGCTGAGCAGTGACATAGACACCAGCAATTTCGACGAGATTGAAGATGACAAGGGCGACGTGGAAACGTTCCCCACTCCTAAGGCCTATGTCGGAAACCAGCTACCCTTTGTTGGCTTCACCTACTTCAAAGAAGACCA GTTATTAAATTCTTCCAACAATGTCTTGGTGACTCACGACAATTCGAAAGGAGAG TCGGCAGCACTGCAGAAGAAACTGTGTCACCTGGAGGTGCAGCTGAACAATGAGAAGCAGGTCAAAGGCGATCTGGAGCACAAACACAG agctGCCACTAGCCGTCTGGACAAAATCTCCAAAGAGCTTGAGGAAGAG GTGAGCGGCAGGAAGAACCTGGAGTCGACCCTGAggcagctggagagagagaaagccctCCTGCAGCACAAGAGCCTGGAGAGCAACCGCAAGGCCGAGAGCGAGGCCGACCGGAAGCGCTGCCTCGAGAATGAAG TCAACAGCCTTCGAGACCAGCTGGACGACACGAAGAGGAGAAACCAGAATTCACACATTTCCAATGAGACGAACCTTCACCTGCAGAAACAG CTGGAGGAAGCCAACGCGTCTCTGCGGGCCGAGTCGGAGGCGGCGACTAGGCTTCGTAAAACCCAGACGGAGAGCAgcaagcagctgcagcagctggaggccAACGTGCGCGAGCTGCAGGACAAATGCTGCCTGCTGGAGCGCAGCAAGCTGAGCCTGGAGAAGGAGGGCATCAGCCTGCAGGCTGCGCTGGAGGCTGAGAGGAGGGAGCACAGCCTGGGCTCGGAGACCATCAGCGACCTGATGG GACGCATCTctggcctggaggaggaggcccgTCAGCAGAGACAGACTCTGTCCAAAACTGAGGCTGAGAAGAGGCAGCTTCAGGAAAAACACACCGATCTGGAGAAG GAGAAGAGCAACAAGGAGATTGATTTGACCTACAAGCTGAAGGTGctgcagcaggagctggagcaggaggaggcctCTCACAAGGCAACCAGGGCGCTGCTGGCAGACAAGAGCAAGATCAAAGTGACCATCGAGGGCGCCAAGTCGGAGTCCATGAAGG AGATGGATCAAAAGCTGGCGGAGGAGCGGGTGGCCAAGCTCAGACTGGAGAACCGAATCCTGGATCTGGAGAAGCATAGCAGCATGATGGACTGCGACTATAAACAGGCCCTGCAGAAACTAGATGAGCTGCGCAGACACAAAGACCGACTAACCGAGGAG GTGAAGAACCTGACGCTGAAGATCGAGCAGGAGACCCAGAAGCGAAACCTGACCCAGAATGACCTGAAGGCCCAGAACCAGCAGCTCAATTCCCTGCGAACCTCCGAGAagcagctgaagcaggaagcgAATCACCTGCTTGACATCAAACGCAGCCTGGAGAAACAGAACCAGGAGCTACGCAA agaaagacaggaCACAGACGGACAAATGAAGGAGCTCCAGGACCAGTTGGAAGCCGAACAGTATTTCTCT ACGCTGTACAAGACCCAGGTCCGTGAACTAAAGGAGGAGTGcgaggagaggaacaaactgtACAAAGACGGGCAGCAGActctgcaggagctgcaggaggagag GGATTCTCTGGCGGCTCAACTCGAGATCACGCTGACGAAGGCCGACTCGGAGCAGCTGGCGCGCTCCATCGCCGAGGAGCAGTACTCGGacctggagaaggagaagataatgaaggagctggagctgaaggagatgatGGCCCGCCATCGCCAGGAGCTGTCTGAGAAGGACATCACCATCTACTCG CTGGAGGAAGCCAATAGGACCCTGACCAGTGACGTCGCCAACCTAGCCaatgagaaggaggagctgaacaACAAACTGAAGGAGGCAATAGaag AATCAGAAAAGTCAAAGGATTGGGAGCAGCAGATCAGCCAGATGAAGCAGGCCTTTGAGAAGCAGCTCCAGTCGGAGAGGACACTGAAAACTCAG GCCGTCAACAAGCTGGCAGAGATCATGAACAGGAAGGAGCTCCGCGGCGTAGGCAGTCGCCGCGGTAACGACACCGACATGCGgcggaaggagaaggagaacaggaAGCTGCAGTTAGAGCTGAGGTCGGAGAAGGAAAAGCTCAACAGCAGCATCATCAAATACCAGCGGGAGATCAACGAGATGCAGGCG CAACTGTCTGATGAGAGTCAAATGCGCATTGAGCTGCAGATGGCCCTGGACAGCAAGGACAGCGACATCGAGCAGCTGAGGAACCTCCTGCAGTCGCTCAGTGTTCAATCAATGGATTCGGCCAGCGTCAGCAGCGGGCCGGAGTTCGATACCGATGACGCATACACAG AAATCAGACTGGAGGGCTGGCTCTCCCTCCCTGTAAGAAACAACACCAAGAAGTTTGGATGGGAGAAAAAG TACGTTGTCGTGAGCAGCAAGAAGATCCTCTTCTACAACAACGAGCTGGACAAAGAGCACTCCATTCCCTACATGGTGCTGGATATAGA CAAACTCTTCCACGTGAGGCCCGTCACTCAAACGGACGTGTACCGCGCCGACGCCAAAGAGATTCCCAGGATATTCCAG ATTCTTTACGCCAACGAAGGCGAGAGCAAAAAGGAGCCCGAGTTTCCTGTGGACCCGCTGCCCATCGGAGAGAAGTCCAGCTACATCTGCCACAAGGGCCACGAGTTCATCCCCACGCTCTACCACTTCCCCGCCAACTGCGAGGCGTGCACCAAGCCGCTGTGGAACATGTTCAAGCCGCCGCCCGCCCTGGAGTGCCGGCGCTGCCACATCAAGTGCCACAAGGACCACATGGACAAGAAGGAGGAGATCATCGCTCCGTGCAAAG TGAACTACGACGTGTCCTCGGCCAagaacctgctgctgctggccttgtcccaggaggagcagcagaagtgGGTGAGCCGGCTGGTCAAGAAGATTCCCAAGAAGCCTTTGCCGCCGGAGCACTTTGCGCGCTCCTCGCCGCGCGCCTCCATGAAGGTCCAGCCCAGCCAGTCCGTGAGGAGGCCCAGTCGACAGCTGCCCACCAGCAAGAGCAG TTAA
- the rock2a gene encoding rho-associated protein kinase 2 isoform X1: MHRSLNGRSAAAAMSLGAERRMEARLKKLEDMIREPRSAINLESLLDSLNALVLDLDYPSLRKNKNIETFLNRYEAVIRQTRDLQMKSEDFDRVKVIGRGAFGEVQLVRHKASQKVYAMKVLSKFEMIKRSDSAFFWEERDIMAFANSPWVVQLCCAFQDEHYLYMVMEYMPGGDLVNLTSTYDVPEKWAKFYTAEVVMALDAIHSMGFIHRDVKPDNMLLDRLGHLKLADFGTCMKMNSAGMVHCDTAVGTPDYISPEVLKSQGGDGYYGRECDWWSVGVFIFEMLVGDTPFYADSLVGTYSKIMDHKNSLNFPDDVEISKDAKNIICAFLTDREVRLGRNGVEEIKRHPFFKNDQWTFDTIRDTVAPVVPELSSDIDTSNFDEIEDDKGDVETFPTPKAYVGNQLPFVGFTYFKEDQLLNSSNNVLVTHDNSKGESAALQKKLCHLEVQLNNEKQVKGDLEHKHRAATSRLDKISKELEEEVSGRKNLESTLRQLEREKALLQHKSLESNRKAESEADRKRCLENEVNSLRDQLDDTKRRNQNSHISNETNLHLQKQLEEANASLRAESEAATRLRKTQTESSKQLQQLEANVRELQDKCCLLERSKLSLEKEGISLQAALEAERREHSLGSETISDLMGRISGLEEEARQQRQTLSKTEAEKRQLQEKHTDLEKEKSNKEIDLTYKLKVLQQELEQEEASHKATRALLADKSKIKVTIEGAKSESMKEMDQKLAEERVAKLRLENRILDLEKHSSMMDCDYKQALQKLDELRRHKDRLTEEVKNLTLKIEQETQKRNLTQNDLKAQNQQLNSLRTSEKQLKQEANHLLDIKRSLEKQNQELRKERQDTDGQMKELQDQLEAEQYFSTLYKTQVRELKEECEERNKLYKDGQQTLQELQEERDSLAAQLEITLTKADSEQLARSIAEEQYSDLEKEKIMKELELKEMMARHRQELSEKDITIYSLEEANRTLTSDVANLANEKEELNNKLKEAIEESEKSKDWEQQISQMKQAFEKQLQSERTLKTQAVNKLAEIMNRKELRGVGSRRGNDTDMRRKEKENRKLQLELRSEKEKLNSSIIKYQREINEMQAQLSDESQMRIELQMALDSKDSDIEQLRNLLQSLSVQSMDSASVSSGPEFDTDDAYTEIRLEGWLSLPVRNNTKKFGWEKKYVVVSSKKILFYNNELDKEHSIPYMVLDIDKLFHVRPVTQTDVYRADAKEIPRIFQILYANEGESKKEPEFPVDPLPIGEKSSYICHKGHEFIPTLYHFPANCEACTKPLWNMFKPPPALECRRCHIKCHKDHMDKKEEIIAPCKVNYDVSSAKNLLLLALSQEEQQKWVSRLVKKIPKKPLPPEHFARSSPRASMKVQPSQSVRRPSRQLPTSKSRSNGFKMRQEESLSGLWYK; the protein is encoded by the exons GACTCCCTCAACGCCCTGGTCTTGGACTTGGACTACCCCTCACTACGCAAGAACAAAAACATCGAGACCTTCTTAAACAGAt ATGAGGCAGTCATAAGACAGACTCGAGACCTCCAGATGAAGTCTGAAGACTTTGACAGAGTTAAAGTCATCGGTCGAGGGGCCTTTGGTGAAGTTCAACTA GTCCGGCACAAAGCCTCTCAGAAGGTCTACGCCATGAAGGTGCTGAGCAAGTTTGAGATGATCAAGCGCTCGGACTCCGCCTTCTTCtgggaagagagggacatcATGGCCTTCGCAAACAGCCCCTGGGTCGTGCAG TTGTGCTGTGCCTTCCAAGACGAGCACTACCTCTACATGGTGATGGAGTACATGCCAGGAGGCGATCTGGTCAACCTCACCAGCACCTACGACGTGCCGGAGAAGTGGGCCAAGTTCTACACTGCGGAGGTGGTGATGGCCCTGGATGCCATTCACTCCATGGGCTTCATCCATCGGGACGTGAAGCCCGACAATATGCTGCTGGACCGACTCGGGCACCTCAAGCTGGCCGACTTCGGCACGTGCATGAAGATGAACTCG GCCGGCATGGTGCACTGTGACACGGCTGTCGGGACCCCGGACTACATCTCTCCTGAGGTGCTGAAATCCCAGGGAGGAGACGGGTATTATGGGAGAGAGTGCGACTGGTGGTCTGTAGGGGTCTTCATCTTCGAGATGCTTGTTG GTGACACGCCCTTCTACGCCGACTCTCTGGTGGGAACCTACAGCAAGATCATGGACCACAAGAACTCCCTTAACTTCCCCGACGATGTGGAGATCTCCAAAGATGCCAAGAATATCATCTGTGCCTTCCTGACAGACAG GGAGGTGCGATTGGGCAGAAACGGCGTGGAGGAAATCAAGCGGCACCCTTTCTTCAAGAACGACCAGTGGACCTTCGACACCATCAGAGACA cGGTCGCCCCTGTGGTCCCAGAGCTGAGCAGTGACATAGACACCAGCAATTTCGACGAGATTGAAGATGACAAGGGCGACGTGGAAACGTTCCCCACTCCTAAGGCCTATGTCGGAAACCAGCTACCCTTTGTTGGCTTCACCTACTTCAAAGAAGACCA GTTATTAAATTCTTCCAACAATGTCTTGGTGACTCACGACAATTCGAAAGGAGAG TCGGCAGCACTGCAGAAGAAACTGTGTCACCTGGAGGTGCAGCTGAACAATGAGAAGCAGGTCAAAGGCGATCTGGAGCACAAACACAG agctGCCACTAGCCGTCTGGACAAAATCTCCAAAGAGCTTGAGGAAGAG GTGAGCGGCAGGAAGAACCTGGAGTCGACCCTGAggcagctggagagagagaaagccctCCTGCAGCACAAGAGCCTGGAGAGCAACCGCAAGGCCGAGAGCGAGGCCGACCGGAAGCGCTGCCTCGAGAATGAAG TCAACAGCCTTCGAGACCAGCTGGACGACACGAAGAGGAGAAACCAGAATTCACACATTTCCAATGAGACGAACCTTCACCTGCAGAAACAG CTGGAGGAAGCCAACGCGTCTCTGCGGGCCGAGTCGGAGGCGGCGACTAGGCTTCGTAAAACCCAGACGGAGAGCAgcaagcagctgcagcagctggaggccAACGTGCGCGAGCTGCAGGACAAATGCTGCCTGCTGGAGCGCAGCAAGCTGAGCCTGGAGAAGGAGGGCATCAGCCTGCAGGCTGCGCTGGAGGCTGAGAGGAGGGAGCACAGCCTGGGCTCGGAGACCATCAGCGACCTGATGG GACGCATCTctggcctggaggaggaggcccgTCAGCAGAGACAGACTCTGTCCAAAACTGAGGCTGAGAAGAGGCAGCTTCAGGAAAAACACACCGATCTGGAGAAG GAGAAGAGCAACAAGGAGATTGATTTGACCTACAAGCTGAAGGTGctgcagcaggagctggagcaggaggaggcctCTCACAAGGCAACCAGGGCGCTGCTGGCAGACAAGAGCAAGATCAAAGTGACCATCGAGGGCGCCAAGTCGGAGTCCATGAAGG AGATGGATCAAAAGCTGGCGGAGGAGCGGGTGGCCAAGCTCAGACTGGAGAACCGAATCCTGGATCTGGAGAAGCATAGCAGCATGATGGACTGCGACTATAAACAGGCCCTGCAGAAACTAGATGAGCTGCGCAGACACAAAGACCGACTAACCGAGGAG GTGAAGAACCTGACGCTGAAGATCGAGCAGGAGACCCAGAAGCGAAACCTGACCCAGAATGACCTGAAGGCCCAGAACCAGCAGCTCAATTCCCTGCGAACCTCCGAGAagcagctgaagcaggaagcgAATCACCTGCTTGACATCAAACGCAGCCTGGAGAAACAGAACCAGGAGCTACGCAA agaaagacaggaCACAGACGGACAAATGAAGGAGCTCCAGGACCAGTTGGAAGCCGAACAGTATTTCTCT ACGCTGTACAAGACCCAGGTCCGTGAACTAAAGGAGGAGTGcgaggagaggaacaaactgtACAAAGACGGGCAGCAGActctgcaggagctgcaggaggagag GGATTCTCTGGCGGCTCAACTCGAGATCACGCTGACGAAGGCCGACTCGGAGCAGCTGGCGCGCTCCATCGCCGAGGAGCAGTACTCGGacctggagaaggagaagataatgaaggagctggagctgaaggagatgatGGCCCGCCATCGCCAGGAGCTGTCTGAGAAGGACATCACCATCTACTCG CTGGAGGAAGCCAATAGGACCCTGACCAGTGACGTCGCCAACCTAGCCaatgagaaggaggagctgaacaACAAACTGAAGGAGGCAATAGaag AATCAGAAAAGTCAAAGGATTGGGAGCAGCAGATCAGCCAGATGAAGCAGGCCTTTGAGAAGCAGCTCCAGTCGGAGAGGACACTGAAAACTCAG GCCGTCAACAAGCTGGCAGAGATCATGAACAGGAAGGAGCTCCGCGGCGTAGGCAGTCGCCGCGGTAACGACACCGACATGCGgcggaaggagaaggagaacaggaAGCTGCAGTTAGAGCTGAGGTCGGAGAAGGAAAAGCTCAACAGCAGCATCATCAAATACCAGCGGGAGATCAACGAGATGCAGGCG CAACTGTCTGATGAGAGTCAAATGCGCATTGAGCTGCAGATGGCCCTGGACAGCAAGGACAGCGACATCGAGCAGCTGAGGAACCTCCTGCAGTCGCTCAGTGTTCAATCAATGGATTCGGCCAGCGTCAGCAGCGGGCCGGAGTTCGATACCGATGACGCATACACAG AAATCAGACTGGAGGGCTGGCTCTCCCTCCCTGTAAGAAACAACACCAAGAAGTTTGGATGGGAGAAAAAG TACGTTGTCGTGAGCAGCAAGAAGATCCTCTTCTACAACAACGAGCTGGACAAAGAGCACTCCATTCCCTACATGGTGCTGGATATAGA CAAACTCTTCCACGTGAGGCCCGTCACTCAAACGGACGTGTACCGCGCCGACGCCAAAGAGATTCCCAGGATATTCCAG ATTCTTTACGCCAACGAAGGCGAGAGCAAAAAGGAGCCCGAGTTTCCTGTGGACCCGCTGCCCATCGGAGAGAAGTCCAGCTACATCTGCCACAAGGGCCACGAGTTCATCCCCACGCTCTACCACTTCCCCGCCAACTGCGAGGCGTGCACCAAGCCGCTGTGGAACATGTTCAAGCCGCCGCCCGCCCTGGAGTGCCGGCGCTGCCACATCAAGTGCCACAAGGACCACATGGACAAGAAGGAGGAGATCATCGCTCCGTGCAAAG TGAACTACGACGTGTCCTCGGCCAagaacctgctgctgctggccttgtcccaggaggagcagcagaagtgGGTGAGCCGGCTGGTCAAGAAGATTCCCAAGAAGCCTTTGCCGCCGGAGCACTTTGCGCGCTCCTCGCCGCGCGCCTCCATGAAGGTCCAGCCCAGCCAGTCCGTGAGGAGGCCCAGTCGACAGCTGCCCACCAGCAAGAGCAG GTCAAATGGCTTCAaaatgaggcaggaggaatCCCTCAGTGGACTCTGGTACAAATGA